One Gossypium arboreum isolate Shixiya-1 chromosome 13, ASM2569848v2, whole genome shotgun sequence genomic window, GTGCAGTTAAAGTAGTCTGAAACATGAGAACACAAGTTCTAGACAGAGAAAGGGGTATATATGTTATAGTTTTGCAATGTAAAGATACCTACTTAGTTAAGAAAAAGCACATAAAACAAGCACAAAATTTCCAAGGAAACAAATATATTGTAAAATTCCACAAACTCAACAATGCGTACCCCAAGTGATTCCCATATCATCATTTTCAACTGATATATTGAGGTAGTTGCAGAAACTCTTAAATTTACTAAATTTCCATTGTTTGTCCTCCGAGAACGCTTGGAGGTTCGTCGATCAGGCTCAGAGGACTCAGATGCTTGTAAGATTGACTTTGGAGCTTCTTTTCCACGTACAAGATAAACATAAATATCTTCATCAGCATAGTTAAGCTTTTGCATCAACTCGCAGCTTTCTCTTTCTCCAATGCACTCCTCACATACCTGGAAAATATCAACATAAGTAGACCAAACTTTCAAATACAAGAGTACTGCTGGAAAAAAGTCCAACCATGTTTTGGgcaaaaattttaacataaatcaTTTCCCAGATTCGATGCaagtaaaaattatttttaaaaaaaaaaaaacactttaagCACTATGTACCACATTCCTTTCTATGAAATTCCCTGGCCAACCAGGACCAGCATGTCATACTTGCCTTCTTCACATGTGCGTCTAACATATGCAACAATTTCCTATGAACAAGTGAGGCAATCCTACAAAGTAAATTCTGAAAGCAATACTTACATTCATTTAAATGAGGTTGGCAAGCCCTCAGATCTCCTAACAACCACGGCAGAATGTTACAATCCCACTCTAGCCAGTATTACATTGTTCAAGTTTCATAACTTCTTAGATGTCTCAGAATGTTTGAAAACCTATGAACAATAAAGCATTCTTGCCCTTAAAATTATGAGGAACCTTTTAGAATTGGATAGATCAAATAGCGTATATTTTCTTCTTCCACTAATCATATTTCCAATTACCTCTGCTTGAATTGAATGCATAAAACACAACTGTTTAtttgaagaaaaataaataattaaaaaatatacagCATTCTCTATCTTCTTCCAATTGTTTTTCTAGTTCTTCAAATTCTCATCTTCTTTCCATGCAAAAAAGGAAAATCAATCCTGCATACCTCAGGACGTGCACATCACATTTCATTATGGAAAGTTAACAACACCAACAACCAATACTTATAACCACCTAGATAAGAGCACAAAAGTTTCCTTTTCTTTTGTGACAACTATAATATTAGCTAAATTATCATCAAGTTTTAACTCACAAAAAAGAAGCCAACGTTcataaatcctaaatcaaaataagcTCCATTACATAGATCACATAACAGGAAGAAATTTTCAAAACACGTAACAGGAATAAAATTACAATATTACCTCTGCACAGGTCCTAATCACTGGTTGCCTTGACTCATTCTCATTATTTACTTCATTTTGAAGATCAAGCGGCTGCTCACACATTCGCATGCCCCCACAGCATTCAGCCAAATCATTAGAGCTACAAAGCTCAATTATAGCAGATATGCCATTCTCCTCAGTACCACCCCATTCTTCACAAAAGCATTTCCAATCGTTCTCAGTGATAATGGTCAACCTATCTGTCTAAAATCCAAAGATGAGACTTTAAATTTTGAACTAATATTCTAGATGAAGAAACGATTTGGATATTGCCAAaaagttcaaaaataaaaaacagcACTAGTAGGTATCACCATCTGCATATTCAACAAAATGAATATGTATAAACACTCATATACTTACAGTAGAACTCTTCTGGAAAAAGGACCCACGTTTGTAGGCCACTTTAGGTGGCCTCTCCAGAAGGCGTGAATGCTGGAGAAAAGAAAGGTAGAAGGCTATTAGAACCAATTTCCTCGTGAATAATAATAAttggaaaagaaaggaaaaagatcACAAACTGAAAGCAATATAGGCCCCGATAATCTACAGATAAAATTTTACTTCCGACAGCATATTCCTCACTGTAAGTATGAAAGTCAATTTCAACCATAAGGTGGTTGTTGGCCCATTCATAAGTTcattatttctaaattctttaaCTGCTGCCGAAAAACATCATTACCAAATGACAGAAAGCACCAAAATGCACATAGAAAAAGGCTGGTCACTTCCCCACCAAACCAAACCAACAAGCATCAATCATAGGTAGGGAATAATCCCAATATATTCAGGGTTGGATAAATTTTAATGGGGTTTGAAGAACCTCAAACTGCAATGGTAAACAAGCACCAATCCTAGGTAGGGAAAATAATCATCCGCAATGGCACTAGACTATATAAAAAGAACTATTAGAAAAGTTGCAAGTGACCTTTTCACATTTAAGCAAATTAATAACGCCGTCAAGAATTTCAGGTTCCATGGATGAAGTATGTTTGCTGCTTGCAGTGACGTAGCTCCTCCATTTTGAAAGCCAAGAAGAAGGCAGCAAGTAGTACTTGCAATTTGAAGACAGCGGGATACTCTTGCCCATGGCTAATTTTTCATGGTTTTGACGCTGTTTAAGCTTCATTTCTCTGTAGCATGAACAATCAAAGTCAATCAACCATGAACGCATATTGACAGATAGCAACAAAATATGAATGAGAACTTAGTTCAGATTACCTTCTAGAATCCTCCAAGCATGCAACTTCTGAAAGTGTATTGCTGCACTCAGGACACTCTTCAGAGTCGGAAGGAAAAGTTGAACAACCTGAAGAATCATCAGGTTTTACTGTAATTGCATCCTCATAAAAGAAGAGCCATAGCTTCTCAGGAACCAGCAATCGCTTAGCACCAGCAGCTTGCTCTGGCATCAGGTGCCCATGAGGGCACCTAATTGACATTGTTGGTCCAGCATCAGCTTCACAAGGTGCATCAAGGTTTTTTCTTTTCACCCACTGCTGTAACCTACAAGTAGAAAATGTTCAGTGTCACTATAAACTCAGAACATAGCAACACAGAGCAGTGAAACCAAAAGGCTAGAAGGTATGTGTTTCCTACAACAGTTATTAGAAGAAGAAAAGGACCATTACACATAACAATCTACCGCAGCAAGGAAAGGTAATCAAATTATTGAGACTATTTAAAGCAGAAATAAAATAGAAACTGCTGTAGTCATACCATGCCTTTGATACATAGTAGGCTCCATCTTTGCACTTGGCTAAAAGTACATCGTCTGCAATCTCTTTCATCAATTTTCTTCGATCCCTATAGCTGTCGGCACATACAACTGTATGTGCCACATCAATAAGGCAGTCCAGGCAGTGATCACCTTTGGCAAATGTTGGGCCCCCGTTGTACTGGTTTGCACAAGCATCATCAAAATGAACCCAGAGGTAATTGACATCACACAATAGGGGAAAATAAGATATCAAAATGGAAAAGCAAAATATTACATATGTACAAAAACATTAACATAACAATaatcatttttacattttgacaaaAAAGCAAATATGCAGAACAGAATTCAAAACTAGAAAAGCAAGTACACTCATGCAGCAATAAAAGTCATCCATTTCATTAAAATTTAACCAAGCGCTAAAGATTAAAAAAAGACAGACAAGAAAGGTATCTAAGTGTAATTAAACGTGAAAAGTAAATAACAATGGACAGAGTTCAAGCAATAAAAGTCATATGATTAAAATGAAGCTACCTTAGAGCACTTCGTCCAGGCTCCAGATGACAATCGCTTCACAGAGCCAGCTTTGGAAAGTGGTATTTTTCCATGGGAACATTGGATAGATGTATTATCTAAAACTCTGCAGGACATCAAACCATCAGCTCTAAGAGTAAACCTCGCAACAGTTGCCatggaaaatttaaaaaatccaTAAAGGGAACTAaatttggaaaagaaaaaaaaaatacaagctTAAGCAAGATTACAAACATGCAGAAGTCCACACCTTAAGAGGTCAATTATTTAACAACCGTACATGCATAAGCAAATAAAAAAGGAAGAATTCAAATAAAATGTAGCCTTATACTTACGGTGGAGAAATATTATCAGCCCATTGGCGAAGCCAGTCTGTGGAAATCCAATAGAATGGTTCTTCAACTGAATGAACAGGAGCGTCAGATAGCACTGATCTCACTTCCTGTCTCCTTTCTGTTATGTGATCTAgttctcttttcttcttcaatttgtaTTGTTCACAAGCATCAACATATGATGAATTCAAGTTTGTTATCTCCTCACAAAGATGAGATGGAAGTGAAATTCCATCATGTAAGAAAACTGCATCCCCTTCTATTTCCATGGTGCTGGCACCATTCTTCTTAGAACTAAGATTGTACATCAGCATGTAGGCATCAGTAGATGAAAACATCTCTATATGACTCCCAACACTAGATTCTTCATGTTGCAGCTGAATGGAATCCAAATGATTTCCATTGGCAGTGCCATCCCCTCCTGTGCAAGACGAATGAACAACTGCATCTGATCGATTAGATTTAGTATTGGAAGTTGAAGAGCCTTCTCCAAATGGATGATGACCCAAGTTTGAGACATGTTCGTCATCAAACTCCCACCACTGCCCTGTATTCTCATCCTTAATATGAGCTATATAGTGGCCACTGTTTGCAGCAGTTCCTTTGTGAATAAGAACTGCCGACAAGTCGTATATTAATTCCACTTGAGAAGGCTTTGACAACCTCCCCTGCATATCTAGCTTTCCAGGAAAAGAGAACACAGAAGTAATCTTCTTCTTTGAAGTAGTCTACTGACACATTGAAGCACAGAAAATATTAAAAGTGTTATGACTGTTTGATGAAGCATGCTTTTGACAAGAGCTTCTTCCACAAACAACACAAATGAATTACTTATGCATCACATCAAAGGTTATAATAGAAAGGAAAAAGGATCTGCTAATCTATTAACTGTAAGATATTAAAGCAAAAAGCAAAATGATACCCAATACACCATCAATTACCTTTTGAAGGAAATCATAGCGCTTCAGCTGAAAATTAAGCACATCAGGGAGTGTCCGCAACTTGATACTGCGAGAGGCATCAACTCTTATGTTACATGACTCACAAAAATATTGGTTATCGCCATGTAACTCTTCCACACTCAGGTAATCAGTTAAACTCTCCTCAAGAGTTTTGAGGCCCTTGACATTTAACTCAAGCTCATAAAAATCTTCCATCTTTGAAGAAGCTTCAGAATCTTTGCCACATCTTGAGCACCTATGCATGAAGGATAATacataaatctaaaataaaatacattCTTCTACAAATTGCTACAGCAAAACTACCAAGACACTAACAAATAACCTCACAATGAAAAGTGGTTGCAACTAGTAGATGATTGAAATGTTTACATGAGGCAGCTGCTATAATACTGGAGGTTTGTACTAGTAGATGCCTAATGCTAGCTCAAGCATGACAGAAACCTAGACTAAAAGCAAGCTGACATTGAAGGAATTATTTGAAATAAGGCAACAAGAAAAGAGCATTCGTGGAGGAATAATCCACTTCTGAACAAATGTAAGCAAGTGGTAGTATTAAATGGCACAATGATATCTCTTGAAAGCTTCCAGAGTGCACTAAAATTTTTCCCTTGATATTGAAGAGTGGGTTTTCTTTACCTCTCAGTTTTCCTCCCTTTTAGGTTAATTAGTTCTTTTTTCTTAAAAGTCAATCACAATTCGTTATTTAGTTATATTAGAGGCAGGCATCAAGGTTTGAATCATATATGACCATCTTATAAGTCTCCAAAACATATCAAACCAAGTAAAAGAATAAATATAGCAATAATGCCAAATGCAAAATAGAAAATCATAATTTGCAAACTAGCACTGATGAGATTGATCTTACGTTGTAACATGAGATACACTTCCTCGAAAGAGATCTTGAACAATTGTCCTTGCTTTGGAAACTTGAGAATCACTTAGACAACGCTCAAGCAAAGAAAAAAGTAAGGTCAGAAATTCATGGCTATCCTGTTGAACTCCATTATCTAACTCGAGTGTTTTTATAAAAGGGGCAGAGTCAATGAAAGCCATTTTACTAGCATGCAACTGCGCAAAAAGTCGTGCAAGTTGATCTAAGACAGGATGTCGGTTCAAAACATCAGGTTCAACAGAGAAAACACCTTGTCGAAATGATTTGTTCATGTACAAGCACTGTAAAATGCTGTTAGCATAGCATGTTGCACCCAGGTTCGTAAGACCTGCAGGTGAGTAAGCAGAAGCACGGAGATCTTTACATGGATCTGGACCAAGAGCTTGAATAATATCCGACATTTTCTGCCATAAGCCAGCTTTCCGACTGCCATTAGGAGGTGGAATCAACCCACAAAAACAATTCGGGTTGTCCTTAGTATTCACACGACAGCCTTGACAAACCGGTTTTGTGATCATGTACAGCTGATTTACATCATCATCAGTTATTTCACCTGTCAGGTGAATTTTCCTGCACAAGGGGAAGAAAGATTCAAAAAGAACACCAATATAAAGCTTAGCAGCTTCCCAAGCACCCCCCGTGAGGAAAAAGAACAAGTAAAATATTACTGAGTCTTAAATAAAAAATAGCTAGTACCTTAATATTTCAGTAGTTGTATCATCATTCTCCACCTGTCTGTGTCTTTTATTTTTACTACGGGTTGTTGGTCGGCTCATTTTATCATTGACCGACCCTGCTGTGGGCACAAAAATGAGATTAGGTCATATAATGTTGTTTAAGGAATAAAAGGCAAAATTGCAAGTTTAATTGAGAGTTCAAGGCTCTGAGCATGAGCATTAAATCCATCCTCACAAAGGACCAAATAGAATCAATTATCCTCGGAAAGAGCCAATCTTAGGACAGCACCCAGCATACATTTGTTAGCAAACGGTCTCCCGGCCGCTATTTCGCCGTCCCACACAGCTAAAAACCTCAATACCGGTGTGAACAAATTTCACGTCAATAGCGGCGGATCACGGCCACCAATAGCAGAGAAACGGGAAATAGCGGCGTCGCTAAATCGATACCTTTCAAAAAAAGTTCTTCTCACCGAAGTAAACAGGGAGAGAATATGATGAGACAGAGTAACGAGGAGTAGGatcgaaaacaaaaaaaaaatcaaatatagcAGAGTGATGCAGAGGCAGAGGCAGAGACCAGAGAACACAAACCGAGCCATACCACAAAATCGGATAACTCGGAGTTGAAATCAATCTTCAAGTTAAGTTTAGGGTTTCGAAAATTACCTTGTTTAATTTTCTGGTCTTTAGCTAGGTTGCCGGAAACTTGAAGGCAAGAGAAGAAGGAGACTGGAGGCGGCGGAGGAGGCGGAGGGACGGGGGCAAAATGGGAGGGAGAGAAGACGAGGCTGGGACAGAGTGGTGGCGAGAGGCTTGTTTGGCGGGGGATGTGAAGAGAGTGGGTCGGGAATTTTTCAAGGAAATTTCGgggaaaaaaaatcttttttgaTTTGTAATTTTATTTGAAGAAAATACTAACAATCTAATAGaagttaaatttatataattttgatgTAATTAGAACAGTCACTTGGGCTGTTTTAAATATGGTTAATTTAAGTTTGGTTAATTCCAGTTTTGAAAttcaagttatttttaattatttaagtaaattttaaatttgaattattttaatttcgagccaattttattttaattatttcggcttttctatttttttcaaataataattatttcatatttaataatttaagtttaaatttaataCACATCATATTGAGTgagataattttatatttaagttATTTATATGTTTTAGGTTTGAGGAATGATGTataaagttttttttaattttaaaataaaattacattaaaGTTAAATAACTTATATAATCGgcttaaatttattataaaatttataattattagaattttttaagaaaatattataaattattataaatttaaattgattgacttataatatataaaaccataaaaatcattttcaattgttattttatttagtttattttaaattctcaatataaatattttattgttaatgatatttttaatttctatttctatttttattattaataacatcatttaattcaaaatttgtggGACAACTATAAATTAACTAAACTTTTAGGATTTAAATCACCTATAAAATTAAGGTTCCGTTTGTTTCAATTGAAAATGGCTTTAGGAAAATGACTTATTTTTCTAGAAAAACTAATATTTTCTAGTATTTGGACAaatttgtgtaaaatatttttcattatttgtcgatttcttgaaaatatttcataaaagttgttttcaattaaacaaatatacatttaagattttcttatattttcattgtttaattgagtttattttatatctataaaattatattttacattgttatTGCATATATTAATagacataatataatatataaatatatcaaattaaatatataatattacttaATTATTAAGCTAGAATACCAACatacataaattgaaaacaatcAAAGCGAATAAATGATTCTGATTGTATTATAAAGACACAAAAAACAAAgattaaaaatactaaatttgCTTCCAAACCATAATTAGTACTatataacattaaattaataatattaccCGAGTGCATAATTAGTAGTACACCacattataactaaaacatttgtttgaataataataaattagcTTCAAAAAAGtagaacaaaaattaaataaaagctaatttattattattcaattaGTAAAGTAAAGGGGCTCAAATCTATGGTAAAATCGTAAAACATGAAGACAATTAGGGATATGCCATTCTTAAGGCTCCAAGCTTTTAACTTCGAAATTCAAGTAGTCATTGGTTGTTTTCTtgaatttttatagatttgaggtcatgggaacttgatttagctaactcatgtaccaatttgtaaagcTGTTAATATTTTAGAAAGTTTTCATTATTGAATTCTTGAAGttttaggtgttaaattgatagattttaagcttagatgtgagaaggattaaattataaagcttAATTGATAGTTTAGTACATTAAGGAATAaactgaataaaatgtaaaaatgactATAAAAACAATAAATGGGAGGTCCCTAATGTATAATAGTGAAATCAGAATCCaatttgaagctttaaattgAATATGTTAGTCtcgattttaaggactaaattgaatagattataAATTTTGTATAAATTGCTAATTGAATGTGAATTGGTTGATTATTGATAGTGCTATATGTTTTATGTTAATCCGTAGCGAAGGTTGATTGCAAAATGTCCAAAGACATTTTGGTAAACAAAGCCTTATAAATTTGAAAAACATATTACCAAAAAAAATTTGGATAAGAGAATAATGGGGTAATTTTACGTTGACTGGAAAACTTTTTATGTTGACCATACTATTTTACATGAAACAAACATCGAAAAATGGTGAAAATATTTTTCGTAAAAGTTTTTTACGTGAAACAACGAAGCCTAAAAGAAAAATTAGTTAAAAGTAAAAAAGAATGAGTAGGGTAGGTTGGAAATACATGATTTGAGTCTTCAGAACAAAGCTTTCCTTTTGAAATTGGATATAATTTTTTTTCGAATCAACATGCCATACTGGTGCAAGTAATgagaattaaatattgaatggGGGAGGGGAGGCCTACGTTCATTAAGAGATCAAGTAGCTCATTTGTTTGGAAATGCATTGCTAAAGTCTGACGgcatttactaaattcaatttgttgGTCGATCAATAATGGGAGGAGGGTTTGATTTTGGTTTGATACCTGGGCCCGGGGCTGGAATCGCTAAATAATTATTGTTTGGAGCATGTATCTTTAAATCTGGCAGTCTTGGTTTCTGACATGGCTGATGCAAAGAGACGTTGGCGGTGGGGAGAGTTTGCATCATTACTTAGTAATGATATTTTACTTTGTATTGCGGCGGTTCGGCCACTTTTGAGAAATGTAAAGAAAGATGTCTGTGTAAAAAAGCATACTAAGTCGGGCTAGTTTTCCATGCCTTCTGCATATGCTTTTTTGGGATAGAAATTCTTGGCAccaaccgaacatctttgaactataattttgaaatttctagGTCCACAATATGTTAGGAATTTCCTTTGGTTGGTGGGACGTCAACGTCTCATTACTAGTAAGGAACGGGTAGAGAAAGGTTTGACGGAGTATGCAAGTTCCACCCCTTGTGGTGCTTGCAACGAGAGCCTGATCCATCTCCTTTGTGACTGCCCAAACGTAGAATTGATTTGGAAGTTTCGAATGTTTTCTTACCTCTCAACAAGCGACATTTATTTTTTCCCTATCATTGCAGGATTGGTTACACATAAATCTATCTAATGTttttaatattcaaattattaATTTGAATTGGGTTACTTTGTATGAGATCATGTGTTGGAGTATATGGAAACACTGGAACTTATTGGTGTTCAGAACACAGAGTTTTAGTAGCAAGGATGTGGCTACACAGGCCATTTTGTAGGCGAGACATGTGCGCACAACTAAATTTATGAATGCGGTACGAAGGTCACA contains:
- the LOC108463840 gene encoding ubiquitin carboxyl-terminal hydrolase 26, producing MSRPTTRSKNKRHRQVENDDTTTEILRKIHLTGEITDDDVNQLYMITKPVCQGCRVNTKDNPNCFCGLIPPPNGSRKAGLWQKMSDIIQALGPDPCKDLRASAYSPAGLTNLGATCYANSILQCLYMNKSFRQGVFSVEPDVLNRHPVLDQLARLFAQLHASKMAFIDSAPFIKTLELDNGVQQDSHEFLTLLFSLLERCLSDSQVSKARTIVQDLFRGSVSHVTTCSRCGKDSEASSKMEDFYELELNVKGLKTLEESLTDYLSVEELHGDNQYFCESCNIRVDASRSIKLRTLPDVLNFQLKRYDFLQKTTSKKKITSVFSFPGKLDMQGRLSKPSQVELIYDLSAVLIHKGTAANSGHYIAHIKDENTGQWWEFDDEHVSNLGHHPFGEGSSTSNTKSNRSDAVVHSSCTGGDGTANGNHLDSIQLQHEESSVGSHIEMFSSTDAYMLMYNLSSKKNGASTMEIEGDAVFLHDGISLPSHLCEEITNLNSSYVDACEQYKLKKKRELDHITERRQEVRSVLSDAPVHSVEEPFYWISTDWLRQWADNISPPVLDNTSIQCSHGKIPLSKAGSVKRLSSGAWTKCSKYNGGPTFAKGDHCLDCLIDVAHTVVCADSYRDRRKLMKEIADDVLLAKCKDGAYYVSKAWLQQWVKRKNLDAPCEADAGPTMSIRCPHGHLMPEQAAGAKRLLVPEKLWLFFYEDAITVKPDDSSGCSTFPSDSEECPECSNTLSEVACLEDSRREMKLKQRQNHEKLAMGKSIPLSSNCKYYLLPSSWLSKWRSYVTASSKHTSSMEPEILDGVINLLKCEKHSRLLERPPKVAYKRGSFFQKSSTTDRLTIITENDWKCFCEEWGGTEENGISAIIELCSSNDLAECCGGMRMCEQPLDLQNEVNNENESRQPVIRTCAEVCEECIGERESCELMQKLNYADEDIYVYLVRGKEAPKSILQASESSEPDRRTSKRSRRTNNGNLVNLRVSATTSIYQLKMMIWESLGVVKENQILHKGSRVIDQETATLADMNIFPGDRLWVKDSEIHEDRDIADELSDQKMNVENIEEGFRGTLLTANISSQVV